One genomic segment of Arcobacter porcinus includes these proteins:
- the rpoC gene encoding DNA-directed RNA polymerase subunit beta' → MSNNEKILAPIEIKELERPQDFSAFQLKLASPEKILSWSCGEVKKPETINYRTLKPERDGLFCAKIFGPVKDYECLCGKYKKMRYKGIVCEKCGVEVTSSKVRRHRMGHIELVSPVAHIWMVSSLPSRIGTLLGVKLKDLERVLYYEAYIVNEPGEAFYDGERTKKIEKYDILNEEQYRTVADLFEHTGFEAKMGGEIIRDLLAGLDLFELLTLLKDEMNSTKSEAKRKTIIKRLKVVENFINSGNKAEWMMLTQLPVLPPDLRPLVSLDGGKFAVSDVNDLYRRVINRNNRLKRLTELDAPEIIIRNEKRMLQEAVDALFDNGKTANAVKGANKRPLKSLSEIIKGKQGRFRQNLLGKRVDFSGRSVIVVGPELNMDQCGIPKKMALELFKPHLMAKLEEKGYATTLKAAKRLIEAETNEVWECLSEIVDEYPILLNRAPTLHKLSIQAFHPVLIDGKAIRLHPLVCAAFNADFDGDQMAVHVPLSQEAVAEAKILMMSSMNILLPASGRAIAVPSQDMILGIYYISLEKEGVQGSHKLFTDVNEVKIALDMNLIDLHAKIRTKLDNRIIKTTVGRLLIHEILPSFVPMNLWNKVLKKKDIGALVDYIYKEAGYEVTPRFLDNLKNLGFKYATSAGISISIDDIRVPDSKTLHITKSKKDVIEVQKQFSQGLLTEQERYNKTIDIWTEANNKLGSEMMELVKSDKDGFNSIYMMADSGARGSATQIRQLSGMRGLMAKPDGTIIETPIISNFKEGLNVLEYFISTHGARKGLADTALKTANAGYLTRKLIDVSQNVRITDEDCGTHEGIEITDITSGNELIETLEERITGRVIAEDIIDPISNEILFAEGSLITEEFAKIVKESEVKSVIIRTPLTCKSENGLCSKCYGLNLGEQRKAKPGEAVGVVAAQSIGEPGTQLTLRTFHVGGTASATQTERELKADKEGFIRYYNIKKYDTKDGKAIVANRRNAGVLLVEPKINAPFKGKVSVETIHDEVILTITNDKDKKQYFLRKSDVAKVNELAGISGKIEGKLYLPHANGEVVENNDSIVEIIKDGWNIPNRIPFAAELKVEDGAPVTSKVLSGSKGIVKYYKLTGDHLERKEDIKAGDKVVEKGLFAVVADKEDREAARYYISRGSSIVLNDNSEVDKGTLISAPTVSEQTVIAEWDPYANPIIAEESGTVTFEDIIPGVTVSEQFDELTGTSKLVVNEYIPSGYKPTVLLATANDEIIRYSLDSKASLNIQEGSKVEVADIIAKTPKATQKSKDITGGLPRVSELFEARRPKNIAVLASFDGTVTFGKPLRNKQRLIITDATGGQSEYLVEKGKQILVHEGEFVHAGEALTDGQVSPHDVLRIMGEKALHYFIVSEVQQVYRSQGVNIADKHIEVITSQMLRQVSILDGGDTKFIMGDMISKKRFKIENEKIVRMGGKPAIAEPLLLGITRAAVTSDSIISAASFQETTKVLTEAAISAKMDMLEDLKENVVIGRTIPVGTGLYKDKKIKFSEGE, encoded by the coding sequence ATGAGCAATAATGAAAAAATATTAGCACCAATTGAAATTAAAGAGCTTGAAAGACCTCAAGATTTTTCAGCATTTCAATTAAAGTTAGCAAGTCCAGAGAAAATTTTAAGCTGGTCTTGTGGAGAAGTTAAAAAACCTGAAACAATTAATTATAGAACATTAAAACCTGAAAGAGATGGACTGTTTTGTGCTAAAATTTTTGGACCCGTAAAAGATTATGAGTGTCTTTGTGGTAAGTACAAAAAGATGAGATATAAGGGAATTGTTTGTGAGAAATGTGGAGTTGAAGTAACTTCAAGTAAAGTAAGAAGACATAGAATGGGGCATATTGAGTTAGTTTCTCCTGTTGCTCATATTTGGATGGTATCTTCACTTCCTTCAAGAATAGGAACACTTTTAGGTGTTAAATTAAAAGATTTAGAAAGAGTTCTTTATTATGAAGCATATATTGTAAATGAGCCAGGAGAGGCTTTTTATGATGGTGAAAGAACTAAAAAAATTGAAAAATATGATATTTTAAATGAAGAGCAATATAGAACAGTAGCAGATCTATTTGAACACACTGGTTTTGAAGCTAAAATGGGTGGAGAAATTATAAGAGATCTACTTGCTGGACTTGATTTATTTGAACTTTTAACACTATTAAAAGATGAGATGAATTCAACAAAATCTGAAGCAAAAAGAAAAACTATAATTAAAAGATTAAAAGTTGTAGAAAACTTTATAAATAGTGGAAATAAAGCTGAGTGGATGATGCTTACTCAACTTCCAGTTCTTCCACCTGATTTAAGACCACTTGTTTCACTTGATGGTGGAAAATTTGCTGTTTCAGACGTAAATGACCTTTATAGAAGAGTTATAAATAGAAATAACAGATTAAAAAGATTAACTGAACTTGATGCTCCTGAAATTATTATTAGAAATGAGAAAAGAATGCTTCAAGAGGCTGTTGATGCTCTTTTTGATAATGGTAAAACAGCAAATGCTGTTAAAGGTGCAAATAAAAGACCTCTTAAATCTTTAAGTGAAATCATTAAAGGTAAACAAGGAAGATTTAGACAAAACTTACTTGGAAAAAGGGTTGACTTCTCTGGAAGATCTGTTATTGTTGTTGGACCTGAATTAAATATGGATCAATGTGGTATTCCTAAAAAAATGGCACTTGAACTATTTAAACCACATTTAATGGCAAAACTAGAAGAAAAAGGTTATGCAACTACTTTAAAAGCTGCAAAAAGATTGATTGAAGCTGAGACAAATGAAGTTTGGGAATGTTTAAGTGAGATTGTTGATGAATATCCAATTTTATTAAATAGAGCACCAACTCTTCATAAATTATCAATTCAAGCATTCCACCCTGTTTTAATTGATGGGAAAGCTATTAGACTACATCCACTTGTTTGTGCTGCATTTAATGCTGACTTCGATGGTGACCAAATGGCTGTTCACGTACCATTATCACAAGAGGCTGTTGCTGAAGCAAAAATTTTAATGATGAGTTCAATGAACATATTATTACCAGCTTCAGGTAGAGCTATTGCTGTTCCATCACAAGATATGATTTTAGGTATCTATTATATATCTTTAGAAAAAGAGGGTGTACAAGGTTCTCATAAATTATTTACAGATGTTAATGAAGTTAAAATTGCATTAGATATGAATTTAATTGATCTTCATGCAAAAATTAGAACAAAACTAGATAATAGAATTATAAAAACAACTGTTGGAAGACTTTTAATTCATGAAATCTTACCATCTTTTGTACCAATGAATTTATGGAATAAAGTTTTAAAGAAAAAAGATATAGGTGCTCTAGTTGATTATATTTATAAAGAAGCTGGATATGAAGTAACACCAAGATTCTTGGATAACTTAAAAAATCTTGGATTTAAATATGCAACTTCTGCTGGAATTTCTATATCAATTGATGATATTAGAGTTCCTGATAGTAAAACATTACATATTACAAAATCTAAAAAAGATGTTATTGAAGTTCAAAAACAGTTCTCTCAAGGACTATTAACAGAACAAGAAAGATACAATAAAACTATTGATATCTGGACAGAAGCTAACAATAAATTAGGTTCTGAGATGATGGAACTTGTTAAAAGTGATAAAGATGGGTTTAACTCAATCTATATGATGGCAGATTCAGGAGCAAGAGGTAGTGCAACACAAATTAGACAGCTTTCAGGAATGAGAGGTCTTATGGCAAAACCTGATGGAACTATTATTGAAACACCAATTATCTCTAACTTTAAAGAGGGACTAAATGTACTTGAGTACTTTATTTCTACTCACGGAGCTAGAAAAGGTCTTGCAGATACAGCTTTAAAAACAGCAAATGCTGGATATTTAACAAGAAAGCTGATTGACGTTTCTCAAAATGTTAGAATTACTGATGAAGATTGTGGAACTCACGAAGGAATAGAGATTACAGATATAACATCTGGAAATGAGCTAATTGAAACTTTAGAAGAGAGAATCACAGGTAGAGTTATTGCTGAAGATATAATTGACCCAATTTCGAATGAGATCTTATTTGCTGAAGGAAGTTTAATAACTGAAGAGTTTGCAAAAATTGTAAAAGAGTCTGAAGTTAAGTCGGTAATTATTAGAACACCATTGACTTGTAAAAGTGAAAATGGTTTATGTTCAAAATGTTATGGATTAAACCTTGGTGAGCAAAGAAAAGCAAAACCAGGAGAAGCTGTTGGAGTTGTTGCTGCACAATCTATTGGAGAGCCAGGAACTCAGCTTACACTTAGAACTTTCCACGTTGGAGGAACAGCAAGTGCTACTCAAACTGAAAGAGAATTAAAAGCAGATAAAGAAGGGTTTATTAGATATTATAATATCAAAAAATATGATACAAAAGATGGAAAAGCTATTGTAGCTAATAGAAGAAATGCTGGAGTATTACTAGTTGAACCAAAAATAAATGCACCATTTAAAGGAAAAGTTTCAGTTGAAACTATCCATGATGAAGTTATTTTAACTATTACAAATGATAAAGATAAAAAACAATATTTCTTAAGAAAAAGTGATGTTGCAAAAGTAAATGAACTTGCAGGAATTTCTGGAAAAATTGAAGGAAAACTTTATTTACCACATGCAAATGGTGAAGTAGTAGAAAACAATGACTCTATTGTTGAAATAATTAAAGATGGATGGAATATTCCAAATAGAATTCCATTTGCAGCTGAGTTAAAAGTTGAAGATGGAGCTCCTGTTACATCAAAAGTTCTTTCTGGTTCAAAAGGAATTGTTAAATATTATAAATTAACAGGTGATCATTTAGAAAGAAAAGAAGATATAAAAGCTGGTGATAAAGTTGTAGAAAAAGGTCTTTTTGCTGTTGTTGCAGATAAAGAAGATAGAGAAGCTGCAAGATATTATATTTCAAGAGGTTCTTCTATTGTATTAAATGATAATAGTGAAGTAGATAAAGGAACTTTAATATCTGCTCCAACTGTTTCTGAGCAAACTGTTATTGCAGAGTGGGATCCATATGCAAATCCTATTATTGCAGAAGAATCAGGAACAGTGACTTTTGAAGATATTATTCCAGGAGTAACAGTTTCTGAGCAATTTGATGAATTAACAGGAACTTCAAAACTAGTTGTAAATGAGTATATTCCAAGTGGATATAAACCAACAGTTTTATTGGCAACAGCAAATGATGAAATTATAAGATATTCATTAGATTCTAAAGCTTCTTTAAATATTCAAGAAGGAAGTAAAGTTGAAGTTGCAGATATTATTGCAAAAACACCTAAAGCAACTCAAAAATCTAAGGATATTACGGGAGGTCTTCCAAGAGTTTCTGAACTATTTGAAGCTAGACGTCCAAAAAACATAGCAGTTTTAGCATCATTTGATGGAACTGTAACATTTGGAAAACCACTTAGAAATAAACAAAGATTGATAATTACTGATGCAACAGGTGGGCAAAGTGAATATTTAGTTGAGAAAGGGAAACAAATATTAGTACATGAAGGTGAGTTTGTTCATGCTGGAGAAGCATTAACAGATGGGCAAGTTTCTCCTCATGATGTATTAAGAATTATGGGTGAAAAAGCTCTTCACTACTTTATTGTTTCTGAAGTTCAACAAGTTTATAGATCTCAAGGGGTTAATATTGCTGATAAACATATTGAGGTAATTACATCTCAAATGTTAAGACAAGTTTCAATTCTTGATGGTGGAGATACAAAATTCATCATGGGAGATATGATTTCTAAAAAGAGATTCAAAATTGAAAATGAGAAAATAGTAAGAATGGGTGGAAAACCAGCTATTGCTGAACCTTTACTTCTTGGAATTACAAGAGCTGCAGTTACAAGTGATAGTATTATTTCAGCTGCATCTTTCCAAGAGACTACAAAAGTTTTAACAGAAGCGGCAATTAGTGCAAAAATGGATATGCTTGAAGATTTAAAAGAGAATGTTGTAATAGGAAGAACAATTCCTGTAGGAACAGGTCTTTATAAAGACAAAAAAATCAAATTCTCTGAAGGAGAGTAG
- a CDS encoding YciI family protein, with protein MQYLVIAYDYEDALERRLACRDEHVKNSKKLMNEKKIINAGALIEDDKMVGSTLFVDFSSDDELEEWLENEVYVTNKVWDYDNIQIVPIKLLSNS; from the coding sequence ATGCAATATTTAGTTATAGCATATGATTATGAAGATGCACTAGAGAGAAGATTGGCTTGTAGAGATGAGCATGTAAAAAATTCAAAAAAATTAATGAATGAAAAAAAGATTATAAATGCTGGTGCATTAATAGAAGATGACAAAATGGTTGGATCAACACTTTTTGTAGATTTTAGTAGTGATGATGAACTTGAAGAATGGCTTGAAAATGAAGTTTATGTTACAAATAAAGTTTGGGATTATGATAATATCCAAATAGTTCCTATAAAGCTTTTATCAAATAGTTAA
- a CDS encoding peptidoglycan DD-metalloendopeptidase family protein: protein MFKKIILLFLLSFNTLFSSQVEELLWPRGDSFLSFLEKNDIPLKLFYNLDKEDKELCSEIQSGSRFYLYSDDEGNFQQVLIPVSNEIQLHIYKDDDEYKFQTLPINYTEKTELIAVPINESLSSDLQKATGDIAVPALIGLLFKHSPVDFKKMKKGDYVVVEYTQKVYLGKLLGLPNIKSVMVEINKKPNYRFKNEKDEKYYDDKGVSYTKTYPFQIPLTYTRISSQFHNKRYHPVLKRYRAHLGTDFAAPTGRNVYAASDGRISFVGNRGGYGKTVIINHANGYKTLYAHLSRYASNAVIGRTVKKGTLIAHVGSTGISTGPHLHLGLYKNGVAVDPMKTLKKPKVEVLSKKEKDIFMANSKKTIELFQEKIDLNEQINPEKLDRIYDRTIINLF from the coding sequence ATGTTTAAAAAAATTATATTATTGTTTTTATTATCTTTTAATACACTTTTTTCATCTCAAGTTGAAGAGTTATTGTGGCCAAGAGGTGATAGTTTCTTATCATTTTTAGAAAAAAATGATATTCCTTTAAAACTTTTTTATAATTTAGATAAAGAGGATAAAGAGCTTTGTAGTGAGATTCAATCTGGAAGTAGATTTTACCTTTATTCTGATGATGAAGGAAATTTCCAACAAGTATTAATTCCAGTATCAAATGAGATTCAACTACATATTTACAAAGATGATGATGAATATAAATTTCAAACTCTTCCTATAAATTATACAGAAAAAACAGAATTAATAGCAGTTCCTATAAATGAATCACTTTCAAGTGATCTTCAAAAAGCAACTGGTGATATTGCAGTACCTGCACTTATAGGACTACTATTCAAACATAGTCCAGTTGATTTCAAAAAAATGAAAAAAGGTGATTATGTTGTTGTTGAATATACTCAAAAAGTATATTTGGGAAAGCTTCTTGGATTACCTAATATAAAGTCTGTAATGGTTGAAATAAATAAAAAACCAAATTATAGGTTTAAAAATGAAAAAGATGAAAAATATTATGACGATAAGGGAGTCTCATATACAAAAACTTATCCATTTCAAATACCTTTAACTTACACAAGAATATCTAGTCAGTTTCATAACAAAAGATATCATCCTGTTTTAAAAAGATATAGAGCTCATCTAGGAACTGATTTTGCTGCTCCAACTGGTCGAAATGTTTATGCAGCTTCTGATGGAAGAATAAGTTTTGTTGGAAATAGAGGTGGTTATGGTAAAACAGTTATAATCAATCATGCAAATGGGTATAAAACTCTTTATGCTCATCTTAGCCGTTATGCATCGAATGCTGTAATCGGAAGAACTGTAAAAAAAGGAACTTTGATAGCACATGTTGGTTCAACTGGTATTAGCACTGGTCCGCATTTACATTTAGGTTTATATAAAAATGGTGTAGCCGTTGATCCTATGAAAACACTTAAAAAACCAAAAGTTGAAGTTTTGAGTAAAAAAGAGAAAGATATTTTTATGGCAAATAGTAAAAAAACCATTGAACTATTTCAAGAAAAGATAGATTTAAATGAACAGATAAATCCTGAAAAACTAGATAGAATCTATGATAGAACTATTATAAATTTATTCTAG